A genomic region of Mycolicibacterium poriferae contains the following coding sequences:
- a CDS encoding energy-coupling factor ABC transporter permease, producing the protein MHIEPGIVEGSKIVLSYLTAGGVGAYAATAAWKHVKERGAASLVFGAFATTALTLVFFQVFPHFPVGVSEVHLILGSTLFLLFGAAPAAFGLAAGLLLQGVLVAPFDLPQYGMNVTTLLVPLFALQYVAQRAIAPNTAYVDLKYRQVLALSTTYQAGIVSWVTFWALYGEGFSMATLASIATFGVAYLAVIALEPLADLAVLAGAKALRHARTGAWLEPRLFNPA; encoded by the coding sequence ATGCACATCGAACCCGGAATCGTCGAAGGTTCCAAGATCGTTCTGAGTTACCTCACCGCCGGCGGCGTCGGTGCCTATGCAGCGACCGCGGCGTGGAAACACGTCAAGGAGCGGGGCGCAGCGTCACTGGTGTTCGGCGCCTTCGCGACGACGGCGCTGACGCTGGTCTTCTTCCAGGTGTTCCCGCACTTCCCGGTCGGGGTCTCCGAGGTGCACCTGATCCTCGGCTCCACCCTGTTCCTGCTGTTCGGTGCGGCTCCGGCGGCCTTCGGGCTTGCCGCCGGTCTGCTGCTGCAGGGCGTCCTGGTCGCGCCCTTCGACCTGCCGCAGTACGGCATGAATGTCACCACGTTGCTGGTGCCGCTGTTCGCGCTGCAGTATGTCGCGCAGCGTGCGATCGCGCCGAACACCGCCTACGTCGACCTGAAATACCGCCAGGTGCTGGCGTTGTCGACGACCTATCAGGCCGGCATCGTGTCGTGGGTGACGTTCTGGGCGCTCTACGGTGAGGGCTTCTCGATGGCGACCCTCGCCAGCATCGCCACCTTCGGGGTGGCCTACCTCGCCGTGATCGCGCTCGAGCCGTTGGCCGACCTGGCCGTCCTGGCCGGCGCTAAAGCGTTGCGGCACGCCAGGACCGGTGCGTGGCTCGAGCCGAGGCTGTTCAACCCCGCCTGA
- a CDS encoding Bug family tripartite tricarboxylate transporter substrate binding protein, producing MQIKAALRWTVAVLCVGALVVAAGVDASRTGAGANARAKLTLIAPAAAGGGWDLVARESQQALRSDGIVNNVQVVNVPGAAGTIGLSQLSRLDGDPTTMMVTGTVMLGGIIRNDSPVDLSTMIPIARLAEDFEVITVQADSPFQTIDDFLQAWRADPAALPIGGGSAGGIDHMVAAQLALAAGVDPAEIRYAAYAGGGELTINLLSTAPGTPSVGISGYNDFRDLLIEGRLRPLMVVAPQRLEGLDAPTAEEAGYPEVDLVNWRGYVGPPGLDPGEQQELIDIVTEMVATEQWRSAIDRNRWDESFLTGDEFGAFLRTEQERIATILRDLGLA from the coding sequence GTGCAGATCAAAGCAGCGCTGCGCTGGACAGTCGCCGTCCTCTGCGTCGGCGCGCTCGTGGTGGCCGCTGGCGTCGACGCCAGCCGGACCGGCGCCGGAGCCAACGCCCGCGCGAAACTCACCCTCATCGCGCCGGCCGCTGCCGGCGGCGGCTGGGACCTCGTCGCGCGGGAATCACAACAGGCCCTGCGCAGCGACGGGATCGTCAACAACGTGCAGGTGGTCAACGTTCCCGGGGCCGCCGGAACCATCGGACTGAGCCAACTGTCCCGGCTCGACGGCGACCCCACCACGATGATGGTCACCGGAACCGTGATGCTCGGCGGCATCATCCGCAACGACTCCCCCGTCGACCTGTCCACCATGATCCCGATCGCCCGCCTCGCCGAGGACTTCGAAGTCATCACCGTGCAGGCGGATTCGCCGTTTCAAACCATCGACGACTTCCTGCAGGCATGGCGCGCCGACCCCGCGGCGCTGCCCATCGGCGGCGGCTCGGCCGGCGGCATCGACCACATGGTCGCCGCCCAGCTGGCACTGGCCGCCGGCGTCGACCCGGCCGAGATCCGCTACGCGGCATACGCCGGCGGCGGCGAGCTCACCATCAACCTCCTCTCGACCGCCCCCGGCACTCCCAGCGTCGGGATCAGCGGTTACAACGATTTTCGCGACCTGCTCATCGAAGGCCGGCTGCGCCCGCTGATGGTGGTGGCGCCGCAGCGCCTCGAGGGACTCGACGCTCCCACCGCCGAGGAGGCCGGCTATCCCGAGGTGGACCTGGTCAACTGGCGCGGCTATGTCGGGCCACCCGGTCTGGACCCGGGCGAACAGCAGGAGCTCATCGACATCGTCACCGAGATGGTGGCCACCGAGCAGTGGCGCAGCGCCATCGACCGCAACCGCTGGGACGAATCCTTCCTGACCGGTGACGAGTTCGGAGCCTTCCTGCGCACCGAACAGGAACGGATAGCGACCATTCTGCGAGATCTAGGGTTGGCATGA
- a CDS encoding DUF1097 domain-containing protein codes for MDSRSALTLSIGVLGGVAVAFTATVITVPIWVVFLAWASFFFVGGGPAGWVRSVASNLVGVVIAVASLYAAYLLGGSLTATAIAVGVGSALMVQASWVGLLSTTPAVVVGFASTVSTVAGTGALVHETSISHPGLVAACACVLGATFGIASEYLANVMTKTAPAQRPDTKGATA; via the coding sequence ATGGATTCGCGATCTGCGTTGACGCTGAGCATCGGCGTCCTCGGCGGCGTGGCGGTGGCATTCACTGCCACCGTGATCACGGTGCCGATCTGGGTGGTGTTCTTGGCATGGGCATCGTTCTTCTTCGTCGGCGGCGGCCCGGCGGGCTGGGTGCGCTCGGTGGCCTCCAACCTGGTCGGCGTCGTCATCGCGGTGGCCAGCCTCTACGCCGCCTACCTCCTCGGCGGCAGCCTGACCGCCACCGCCATCGCGGTGGGCGTCGGTAGCGCGCTGATGGTCCAGGCGTCCTGGGTCGGTCTGCTGTCGACCACGCCGGCGGTGGTGGTCGGCTTCGCCTCCACGGTGTCCACGGTCGCCGGAACCGGGGCGCTGGTGCACGAGACCAGCATCTCCCATCCCGGCCTGGTCGCAGCGTGCGCCTGCGTGCTGGGCGCGACATTCGGTATCGCCTCGGAATACCTGGCGAATGTCATGACCAAGACGGCGCCGGCGCAGCGCCCCGACACGAAAGGTGCCACCGCATGA
- a CDS encoding tripartite tricarboxylate transporter TctB family protein: MTINDERDTAPDTGRTRTFWSGKSALVMPGLLVALGLLLIFGIVDMELADDSELFGPRSFPAITAGFCFVIAALLAISIVRNPEVPEAELSSNWRSTGITIGSFVAFAVLLVPAGWIIAGAVVFWGVTVGLGSTRYVPNILIGLAASSVMQIIFSGLLGLSLPPGVMGMF; the protein is encoded by the coding sequence ATGACGATCAACGACGAACGCGACACCGCGCCCGACACCGGCCGGACGCGTACCTTCTGGTCCGGGAAGAGCGCACTGGTCATGCCCGGCCTGCTGGTCGCACTCGGGCTGCTGCTCATCTTCGGCATCGTCGACATGGAACTGGCCGATGACTCGGAACTGTTCGGGCCCAGGTCTTTTCCAGCGATTACCGCGGGCTTCTGCTTCGTGATCGCCGCGCTGTTGGCCATCAGCATCGTCCGCAACCCGGAGGTGCCCGAGGCTGAGCTGTCCAGCAACTGGCGCTCCACCGGCATCACCATCGGCTCCTTCGTGGCCTTCGCGGTGCTGTTGGTGCCGGCCGGCTGGATCATCGCCGGCGCCGTGGTGTTCTGGGGCGTCACCGTCGGCCTGGGCAGCACCCGCTACGTCCCCAACATCCTGATCGGGCTGGCGGCCTCGTCGGTCATGCAGATCATCTTCAGCGGCCTGCTCGGCCTGAGCCTGCCGCCCGGCGTCATGGGAATGTTCTGA
- a CDS encoding VIT1/CCC1 transporter family protein — protein MTTPSHPAEPHTGSVASKLNWLRAGVLGANDGIVSTAGIVVGVAAATAERGPILTAGIAGLAAGAVSMALGEYVSVSTQRDTEKALLSKERRELRDDPDAELDELAALYEGKGLTRSTARTVARELTARDAFAAHAEIELGITPGELTNPWQAALSSALAFTVGALLPLIAILLPPTTWRVPVTVVAVLVALVITGAVSAALGGAPKQRAVLRNLIGGGLALAITYAIGHLVGAAIA, from the coding sequence GTGACCACACCGTCCCATCCCGCCGAGCCGCATACCGGCTCGGTCGCCTCCAAACTCAACTGGCTGCGCGCCGGGGTTCTCGGCGCCAACGATGGCATCGTGTCGACCGCAGGCATCGTGGTCGGCGTGGCAGCGGCGACCGCCGAGCGCGGCCCGATCCTGACCGCGGGCATCGCCGGCCTCGCCGCGGGAGCGGTGTCGATGGCGTTGGGTGAATACGTCTCGGTCAGCACCCAGCGCGACACCGAGAAGGCGCTGCTGAGCAAGGAACGTCGAGAGCTCCGGGACGACCCCGACGCCGAACTCGACGAGCTGGCGGCGCTCTACGAAGGCAAAGGACTGACGCGCAGCACGGCGCGTACCGTCGCCCGGGAGCTCACCGCGCGCGACGCCTTCGCCGCACATGCCGAGATCGAACTCGGTATCACCCCGGGCGAGCTGACGAATCCATGGCAGGCGGCGCTGTCGTCGGCGCTGGCATTCACGGTCGGCGCGCTGCTGCCCCTGATCGCCATCCTGCTGCCGCCGACCACGTGGCGGGTCCCCGTCACCGTGGTCGCGGTGCTGGTCGCGTTGGTGATCACCGGTGCCGTGTCCGCGGCCCTCGGTGGCGCCCCGAAGCAACGGGCCGTGCTGCGCAACCTCATCGGCGGTGGGCTGGCGTTGGCGATCACCTACGCCATCGGCCATCTGGTGGGCGCCGCCATCGCGTGA
- a CDS encoding GlxA family transcriptional regulator produces MCHNRRPRRIAVPVFDGVRTLDVTGPLEVFDVARTLGCAYTVALYSWGTSRSVRCSSGLSFETLPAAELTPEIDTLLVPGGALLVSDGVPQDLQQLVRKHAPAARRVASVCAGAFALGAAGLLDGRRATTHWRHLDTFAVRHPMTVVERDSVYVRDGDLWTSAGVAAGIDLALALVADDHGSDVAQQIAKELVILGRRMEGHPQISVAARTPRPQHPELERLMATVNADPAGRYELDTVAAQLGLSARHLARIFKAQVGMSLRQYVHEVRLENAVGLVLAGESFHAASQRSGLRYGAQVRDYLAAHCARPVRAPELLVDSGGAEAVPVYPG; encoded by the coding sequence ATGTGCCACAACCGCCGCCCGCGCCGCATCGCGGTGCCGGTGTTCGACGGTGTACGCACCCTGGATGTGACCGGTCCGCTGGAGGTTTTCGACGTCGCTCGCACTCTTGGTTGTGCGTACACGGTCGCGTTGTACTCGTGGGGTACGTCGCGTAGCGTGCGATGTTCGTCGGGACTGTCGTTCGAGACGCTTCCCGCTGCTGAGCTGACCCCGGAGATCGACACCCTGCTGGTACCTGGCGGCGCGCTTCTCGTCAGTGATGGTGTCCCCCAGGACCTGCAGCAATTGGTCCGCAAGCACGCGCCGGCCGCGCGGCGGGTGGCCTCGGTCTGCGCCGGCGCCTTCGCACTCGGCGCGGCGGGCTTGTTGGACGGACGCCGTGCCACCACCCACTGGCGTCACCTCGACACGTTCGCAGTGCGCCACCCGATGACCGTCGTCGAGCGGGATTCGGTCTACGTCCGCGACGGCGATCTGTGGACGTCGGCGGGCGTCGCGGCCGGCATCGACCTGGCGCTGGCGCTGGTCGCCGACGATCACGGCTCCGACGTCGCACAGCAGATCGCCAAAGAGTTGGTCATCCTGGGCCGGCGAATGGAGGGCCATCCCCAGATCTCGGTTGCCGCACGAACACCCAGACCCCAGCACCCCGAGCTGGAACGCCTGATGGCCACGGTGAACGCCGACCCGGCCGGACGCTATGAACTCGACACGGTGGCCGCGCAATTGGGTTTGAGTGCACGGCATCTCGCCAGAATCTTCAAAGCCCAGGTCGGCATGTCGCTGCGTCAGTATGTCCACGAGGTCCGGTTGGAGAACGCGGTGGGACTCGTGCTCGCCGGGGAGTCCTTCCATGCGGCGTCTCAGCGCAGCGGCTTGCGCTACGGCGCCCAGGTGCGCGACTACCTCGCTGCGCACTGCGCGCGGCCGGTTCGCGCACCGGAACTACTGGTCGATTCCGGTGGTGCGGAAGCGGTTCCGGTATACCCCGGGTGA
- a CDS encoding Bug family tripartite tricarboxylate transporter substrate binding protein: MSGCGAADDNTPGLYSLRMMVPNSPGGGYDLTARTAVRIMEDENITGRVEVFNVIGDGGAVAMARLMNEVGNDDLMMTMGLGVVGASYTFDTGVRASDATALAKLIEDPGAIVVPADSPFATVGDFVAAWRADPSAVTTGGGSAPGGPDHLFAMRLAEAVGIDPVSVDYVPYDGGGDLLAALFSDEVSVSTSSPGEFLAQIDAGQLRVLAVSSDEEVARIDAPTLRAAGIDLTFANWRGVLAPPGISASSRESMIRLLTELHDTRRWQEALVDNGWTDSFVTGADFEGFLDEQDDRVSTTLARLGLI; encoded by the coding sequence ATGAGTGGGTGCGGCGCGGCCGACGACAACACCCCCGGCCTGTACAGCCTGCGCATGATGGTGCCCAACAGTCCCGGCGGCGGCTACGACCTCACGGCGCGCACTGCGGTCAGGATCATGGAGGACGAGAACATCACCGGTCGCGTCGAGGTGTTCAACGTCATCGGCGACGGGGGCGCCGTTGCGATGGCGCGGTTGATGAACGAAGTCGGCAACGACGACTTGATGATGACCATGGGCCTGGGTGTGGTCGGGGCGTCCTATACCTTCGACACGGGTGTCCGGGCGTCCGACGCGACCGCGCTCGCGAAGTTGATCGAGGATCCCGGTGCCATCGTCGTGCCCGCCGATTCCCCGTTCGCCACCGTCGGCGATTTTGTCGCCGCGTGGCGGGCGGACCCGAGCGCGGTGACGACCGGTGGAGGCTCCGCGCCGGGGGGCCCCGACCATCTGTTCGCGATGCGCCTGGCCGAAGCCGTCGGAATCGATCCGGTGTCGGTCGACTACGTCCCCTATGACGGCGGCGGGGACCTGTTGGCTGCGCTGTTCAGCGACGAGGTCAGCGTGAGCACCTCCAGTCCGGGGGAGTTCCTCGCCCAGATCGACGCCGGTCAACTGCGGGTGCTCGCCGTATCCAGCGACGAGGAGGTTGCGCGCATCGATGCGCCGACGTTGCGGGCCGCGGGTATCGACCTGACCTTTGCGAACTGGCGCGGAGTGCTTGCCCCGCCGGGCATTTCGGCGTCATCCCGGGAGTCGATGATCCGGCTGCTGACCGAACTGCACGACACCCGCCGTTGGCAGGAGGCGCTGGTGGACAACGGTTGGACCGACTCGTTCGTCACGGGCGCCGACTTCGAAGGCTTCCTGGACGAGCAGGACGATCGGGTGTCCACGACCTTGGCGAGACTGGGCTTGATCTGA
- a CDS encoding GlxA family transcriptional regulator: protein MRSAARTVVFALYNKVTLQDVAAPLEIFARANDFGANYRVLLASPTGQPVGTTAYAKLDVDVALAEVPREIDTLLVPGGVPADFTFTPGLHDIPEEPTPDCVPDAMKMVAELAPRARRVASVCTGSFVLAALGLLDGRRATTHWAHCQTLGRSYPQVEVDPDSLFVQDGRYITGAGITAGIDLALALVESDYGPNVARRVARWMVVFLQRPGGQAQFSVWAEAAQPVSGGLREILDSVVADPGADHSTAAMAGRAVVSERHLVRMFRDQVGMTPARFVEKARLEAAKVLLATSDHSQDAVARRAGFGTSDTLRRTFRRNLGVSPGVYRNRFRTTGIDQ from the coding sequence ATGAGGTCGGCGGCCCGCACCGTCGTCTTCGCGCTCTACAACAAGGTGACGCTGCAGGATGTCGCGGCGCCGCTGGAGATCTTCGCCCGCGCCAACGACTTCGGGGCGAACTACCGGGTGCTGCTCGCCTCGCCCACCGGGCAGCCGGTGGGCACCACGGCCTACGCGAAGCTCGACGTCGACGTCGCGCTGGCCGAGGTGCCCCGCGAGATCGACACGCTGCTGGTTCCCGGCGGGGTTCCGGCGGACTTCACCTTCACCCCCGGTCTGCACGACATCCCCGAGGAGCCGACGCCGGACTGCGTGCCCGACGCGATGAAGATGGTGGCCGAGCTGGCGCCGCGAGCGCGCAGGGTCGCCTCGGTCTGCACCGGATCGTTCGTACTCGCCGCGTTGGGACTGCTCGACGGGCGCCGGGCCACCACGCACTGGGCACACTGCCAGACGCTGGGCCGCAGCTACCCCCAGGTCGAGGTGGATCCCGACTCGCTGTTCGTCCAGGACGGCCGCTACATCACCGGGGCCGGCATCACCGCCGGTATCGACCTGGCGCTCGCCCTGGTGGAAAGTGACTACGGCCCGAACGTGGCTCGCCGGGTGGCCCGGTGGATGGTGGTCTTCCTGCAGCGGCCCGGCGGTCAGGCCCAGTTCAGCGTCTGGGCCGAGGCGGCCCAGCCCGTTTCCGGAGGTCTGCGCGAGATCCTGGACTCGGTCGTCGCCGACCCGGGCGCCGACCATTCGACGGCCGCCATGGCCGGTCGGGCCGTGGTCAGCGAGCGGCACCTGGTTCGGATGTTCCGCGACCAGGTCGGGATGACACCGGCCCGTTTCGTCGAAAAGGCGCGGCTCGAAGCCGCCAAGGTGCTGCTGGCGACCAGCGATCACAGCCAGGACGCAGTGGCCCGACGCGCCGGGTTCGGCACGTCCGACACGTTGCGGCGCACCTTCCGTCGGAACCTGGGGGTGTCACCCGGGGTATACCGGAACCGCTTCCGCACCACCGGAATCGACCAGTAG
- the nthB gene encoding nitrile hydratase subunit beta has product MKLQHYLGGLEGLPEPLSLEKRVFVEEWEKRIFGIHVAMMGLSNHLGSALPEYPIADVPTAFRDEWTWASLRTGAEGMNPFDYFKFRYYEKWLGGITQFFIDNGYVTEDEIAARVGESWSAEGGDTAIDDQVIDYLRRGDSPRRDAAHPKFAVGDAVRIADVPAGDHTRLPGYLRDRAGTVTRIFEGDYGYFVHTGDGIGDPMPIYIVEFTPEELWGVRAEPGANTLYAELFEAYLQPAEEIQ; this is encoded by the coding sequence ATGAAGTTGCAGCATTACCTGGGCGGGCTGGAGGGACTTCCCGAACCGCTGAGCCTCGAGAAGCGGGTCTTCGTCGAGGAGTGGGAGAAACGGATCTTCGGCATCCACGTCGCGATGATGGGGCTGAGCAACCATCTGGGATCGGCATTGCCCGAATACCCGATCGCCGACGTGCCCACCGCTTTCCGGGACGAATGGACGTGGGCGAGCTTGCGCACCGGTGCGGAGGGCATGAACCCGTTCGACTACTTCAAGTTCCGTTACTACGAGAAGTGGCTCGGCGGGATCACCCAGTTCTTCATCGACAACGGCTACGTCACCGAGGACGAGATCGCGGCCAGGGTGGGTGAGTCCTGGTCAGCCGAGGGTGGTGACACAGCTATCGACGATCAGGTGATCGACTACCTGCGTCGCGGTGACAGCCCGCGCCGCGATGCCGCGCACCCGAAGTTCGCTGTCGGGGACGCCGTGCGCATCGCCGATGTCCCGGCCGGCGACCACACCCGGCTGCCGGGTTACCTGCGAGACCGGGCCGGCACGGTAACCCGCATCTTCGAAGGTGATTACGGCTACTTCGTGCACACCGGTGACGGAATCGGCGATCCCATGCCGATCTACATCGTCGAATTCACCCCCGAGGAACTGTGGGGGGTGCGTGCCGAACCAGGGGCCAACACCCTCTACGCCGAGCTGTTCGAGGCCTACCTTCAACCCGCCGAGGAGATCCAGTGA
- the nthA gene encoding nitrile hydratase subunit alpha: MTDQFAYPSDREQASADKVSALERLLIEKGVITSATVDKVLAYFESEMTPLNGKKIVVKAWTDPDFAARVVGDTPAAIAELELPEGMAGAEGEHLQAVANGPGVHNLVICTLCSCFPWPVLGLPPYWYKDPVFRARAAREPRTVLTEIGVELPDDTEIKVWDSSGHSRWFVIPERPSGTDDFTDEQLMDLVTTESMMGVALAGQA; this comes from the coding sequence GTGACCGACCAGTTCGCCTACCCGTCCGATCGTGAACAGGCCAGCGCCGACAAGGTGTCCGCGTTGGAGCGCCTGTTGATCGAGAAGGGGGTCATCACCAGCGCGACCGTCGACAAGGTGCTGGCCTACTTCGAATCCGAGATGACACCGCTGAACGGGAAGAAGATCGTCGTGAAGGCCTGGACCGACCCGGACTTCGCCGCCCGCGTCGTCGGCGACACCCCCGCGGCGATCGCGGAGTTGGAACTGCCCGAGGGTATGGCCGGCGCCGAGGGCGAACACCTGCAGGCGGTGGCCAACGGCCCCGGTGTGCACAATCTGGTCATCTGCACACTGTGCTCGTGCTTCCCATGGCCGGTGCTCGGCCTGCCGCCCTACTGGTACAAGGACCCGGTGTTCCGGGCTCGCGCCGCACGCGAGCCGCGAACCGTGCTCACCGAGATCGGGGTCGAGTTGCCCGACGACACCGAGATCAAGGTCTGGGATTCCAGCGGCCACTCCCGGTGGTTCGTCATTCCGGAACGGCCCTCGGGCACTGATGATTTCACCGACGAGCAGCTGATGGATCTGGTGACCACCGAATCGATGATGGGCGTCGCGTTGGCGGGGCAGGCATGA
- a CDS encoding tripartite tricarboxylate transporter permease — MDALVGLLGGFGDVLTPTNLMYVLIGALIGTAVGVLPGLGSSMAVALLLPITFTLDPLAALVMFAGIYFGGLFGDAIAGILMNTPGNSTAIAGSIEGHRMARRGRGAQALATSAIGAFIGGMIATVLVVFFAPALADWATEFGPGEYFALAVFAFIATSAVVSESVLKGLAALLIGLVLAMIGTDQVSGSQRFTFGSVALFDGVSIVVITVSMLAVGEVIYVASRIGRPDDRSFTPSTGRPFLSRAEYRDALPAWLRGTAIGVPFGVIPAGGAEVPTFLAYGLEKRLDGRRRKPLFGTGAIRGVAAPEAAGNSTAGTAMGALLALGLPTSATAALLLAAFQQYGIQPGPLLFTRNAELVWALLASLIIGMVVLLVLNLPFAPLWAKLLTIPKEYLYAGIAMFACFGVYAASAAMIDVVFMLVLGLIAFAMRRYGVPIAPVLIAVILGPLAESSLRSAMNNSQNNPLTLVSTPITITLYALLLIVIGISVYNKLRVRSELQESASESGADAEVR; from the coding sequence ATGGATGCACTGGTGGGTCTTCTCGGCGGCTTCGGCGATGTCCTGACGCCGACCAATCTGATGTATGTGCTCATCGGGGCGCTGATCGGGACGGCGGTCGGGGTGCTCCCCGGGCTGGGCTCCTCGATGGCGGTGGCGCTGCTGCTGCCCATCACCTTCACCCTGGATCCCCTTGCCGCGCTGGTGATGTTCGCCGGCATCTACTTCGGCGGACTGTTCGGAGACGCGATCGCCGGCATCCTGATGAACACGCCGGGCAACTCGACGGCGATCGCCGGCTCGATCGAGGGCCACCGGATGGCGCGGCGGGGCCGTGGCGCACAGGCGCTGGCCACCTCGGCGATCGGGGCGTTCATCGGCGGCATGATCGCCACCGTGCTGGTGGTGTTCTTCGCACCGGCCCTGGCCGACTGGGCCACCGAGTTCGGCCCCGGTGAATACTTCGCGCTTGCGGTGTTCGCGTTCATCGCCACCTCGGCGGTGGTGTCGGAGTCGGTACTCAAAGGCCTTGCAGCGCTGCTGATCGGACTCGTGCTGGCGATGATCGGCACCGATCAGGTCAGCGGCTCACAACGATTCACGTTCGGCAGCGTCGCACTGTTCGACGGGGTCAGCATCGTCGTCATCACGGTGTCCATGCTCGCGGTCGGCGAGGTCATCTACGTGGCCTCACGCATCGGCCGACCCGACGACCGCAGCTTCACCCCGTCGACCGGGCGGCCATTCCTGTCCCGCGCCGAGTACCGTGATGCGCTGCCGGCGTGGTTGCGCGGCACCGCGATCGGCGTGCCGTTCGGCGTCATCCCCGCCGGGGGCGCCGAGGTTCCCACATTCCTGGCCTACGGTCTGGAGAAGCGCCTCGACGGGCGTCGACGCAAACCACTGTTCGGCACCGGCGCGATCCGCGGCGTTGCCGCGCCGGAAGCGGCAGGAAACTCCACCGCCGGCACCGCGATGGGTGCGCTGCTGGCGCTGGGGCTGCCGACCTCGGCGACCGCGGCCCTGCTGTTGGCGGCGTTCCAGCAGTACGGCATTCAGCCCGGCCCGCTGCTGTTCACCCGCAACGCCGAACTGGTGTGGGCGCTGTTGGCCAGCCTGATCATCGGCATGGTCGTACTGCTGGTGCTCAACCTGCCGTTCGCCCCGCTGTGGGCCAAGCTGCTCACCATCCCCAAGGAGTACCTGTACGCCGGCATCGCGATGTTCGCCTGCTTCGGTGTCTATGCCGCCAGCGCGGCGATGATCGACGTGGTGTTCATGCTGGTGCTCGGCCTGATCGCCTTCGCGATGCGACGCTACGGCGTGCCGATCGCGCCGGTGCTGATCGCCGTCATCCTGGGCCCGCTGGCTGAGTCGTCGCTGCGTTCGGCGATGAACAACTCGCAGAACAACCCGTTGACGCTGGTGAGCACACCCATCACGATCACGCTGTATGCGTTGCTGCTCATCGTCATCGGGATCAGTGTCTACAACAAACTGCGGGTCCGCTCCGAGTTGCAGGAGTCCGCGTCTGAGTCCGGGGCCGACGCCGAGGTCAGATGA
- a CDS encoding nitrile hydratase accessory protein — MKLHSTCTTDQAAPQFDHEWQRRAFGLALALSEFGHYPWSEFQQSLIDTIGAWEQAPGDTRGEWEYYDHWVAALESVVDEHGILHLPVAVDDGGHAAAEHDH, encoded by the coding sequence ATGAAACTGCACAGCACCTGCACCACCGACCAGGCGGCACCCCAGTTCGACCACGAATGGCAGCGGCGGGCCTTCGGGCTGGCGCTCGCGCTGTCGGAGTTCGGGCACTATCCGTGGAGCGAGTTCCAGCAGAGCCTGATCGACACGATCGGGGCATGGGAACAAGCCCCCGGCGACACCCGTGGCGAGTGGGAGTACTACGACCACTGGGTCGCCGCGCTGGAATCCGTTGTCGACGAACACGGAATCCTTCACCTCCCGGTCGCCGTCGACGACGGCGGCCATGCCGCAGCCGAGCACGACCACTGA